In Corallococcus exiguus, the following proteins share a genomic window:
- a CDS encoding imm11 family protein, translating to MERRFFSLTIDVYVKGRWYLGDPTDTQGKEIDDIWQFRRGRPIELREKLCVPVYRSGAPLDVDFAGVGLTPIVGARAASVFREMASDDVQLFPVEVVGEAKPFHLLNVQREIRCVDDAACRSVQYFTDDDVMPEKAGQYRSVMGLRIDKSKVGSARVFRLWGYSIPIIVDEEIKDALETSGTLGVKFEEV from the coding sequence ATGGAACGTCGCTTTTTCAGCTTGACGATTGATGTTTATGTAAAAGGACGATGGTATCTAGGCGACCCTACAGATACTCAGGGAAAGGAGATCGACGATATTTGGCAGTTTAGGCGAGGGCGGCCTATCGAGCTTCGCGAGAAGCTGTGTGTTCCAGTGTATCGCTCCGGTGCGCCTTTGGATGTTGATTTTGCCGGGGTGGGGCTCACGCCCATTGTCGGTGCGCGGGCTGCGTCAGTGTTTCGTGAGATGGCCTCCGACGACGTGCAGCTCTTTCCCGTTGAGGTGGTAGGCGAAGCCAAGCCGTTTCATCTGCTCAATGTGCAGCGCGAGATACGCTGTGTTGATGATGCTGCCTGTAGGTCGGTGCAGTATTTTACCGATGACGATGTGATGCCCGAGAAGGCAGGTCAGTATCGATCTGTCATGGGGCTTCGGATCGATAAATCAAAGGTTGGAAGTGCCCGGGTGTTCAGGCTTTGGGGGTATAGTATTCCCATCATCGTCGACGAAGAGATCAAGGATGCCCTGGAGACAAGCGGCACCTTGGGGGTGAAGTTCGAAGAGGTCTGA